Proteins from a single region of Acidovorax sp. NCPPB 3576:
- the rpsT gene encoding 30S ribosomal protein S20, translated as MASAKPKKKNPRLASGRKRVRQDVKLNAANTSLRSKYRTAVKNVEKAVLAGDKTKATELFAKMQAVVDTIADKGIFHKNKAARDKSRLSAKVKTLALAA; from the coding sequence ATGGCATCTGCCAAGCCCAAGAAAAAGAACCCCCGTCTCGCCTCCGGCCGCAAGCGCGTCCGCCAGGACGTCAAACTGAACGCCGCGAACACCTCGCTGCGCTCCAAGTACCGTACCGCGGTCAAGAATGTCGAGAAGGCTGTTTTGGCCGGCGACAAGACCAAGGCCACCGAACTGTTTGCGAAGATGCAAGCCGTCGTCGACACCATCGCCGACAAGGGCATCTTCCACAAGAACAAGGCCGCTCGCGACAAGAGCCGCCTGTCCGCCAAGGTGAAAACCCTGGCCCTGGCCGCCTGA
- the mqo gene encoding malate dehydrogenase (quinone), whose amino-acid sequence MKKSIKALFGAVVVLILAAVLFLYWPLFPRSVPPAENDQPVDVVMVGAGVMSATLATYLQELQPDWKIEVFERLDGVALESSNGWNNAGTGHSGFAELNYTPELPDGTIETKRAVGIAEQFEVSRQFWAHQIGRGNMQSPETFVNPTPHMSFVWGDENIEYLRKRREALIKNPLFYGMEYSEDQAQIQKWAPLMIEGRDPKQKVAATFMPLGTDVNYGAVTSQLVQGLRKSPNFQLHLQNEVRALRQNDDKTWNVTVAHLGDGGKERTVKAKFVFVGAGGAALQLLQASGIPESKDYAGFPVGGQFLSIENPALTARHTVKAYGKAATGSPPMSVPHLDARNMDGQPVVLFGPFALATSKFLKQGSWFDLFSSVTHDNLVGMLRVGIHNLDLVKYLLQQAELTDDDRQRALQDYFPNAKREDWKLITAGQRVQVIKRDPKEGAVLQFGTEIVSDKDGTIAALMGASPGASTAPHIMLNLMAKAFPQQMTDTGWKARLKEIIPSYGRKLNEDPAFTNEIRRMTSTALHLPYLDVPADLGKAAANPAGAAPAQPKAPEAAGPKTNKEMQAL is encoded by the coding sequence ATGAAAAAGTCGATCAAAGCGTTGTTCGGCGCCGTTGTGGTGCTGATCCTTGCGGCCGTGCTGTTCCTGTACTGGCCGCTCTTTCCCCGCTCCGTTCCTCCTGCCGAGAACGACCAGCCCGTCGACGTCGTGATGGTGGGCGCGGGCGTGATGAGCGCCACGCTCGCCACCTACCTGCAAGAGCTGCAGCCGGACTGGAAGATCGAGGTGTTCGAGCGACTGGACGGCGTGGCCCTGGAAAGCTCCAACGGCTGGAACAACGCGGGCACGGGCCACTCGGGCTTTGCGGAACTGAACTACACCCCCGAGCTGCCCGATGGCACGATCGAAACCAAGCGCGCCGTCGGCATCGCCGAACAATTCGAGGTGTCGCGCCAGTTCTGGGCGCACCAGATCGGCCGCGGCAACATGCAGTCGCCCGAAACCTTCGTGAACCCGACGCCGCACATGAGCTTCGTCTGGGGTGACGAGAACATCGAATACCTGCGCAAGCGCCGCGAGGCCCTGATCAAGAACCCCCTGTTCTACGGCATGGAGTACTCGGAAGACCAGGCGCAGATCCAGAAGTGGGCGCCCCTGATGATCGAGGGGCGCGACCCCAAGCAGAAGGTGGCCGCCACCTTCATGCCCCTGGGCACCGACGTCAACTACGGCGCCGTGACCAGCCAGCTGGTCCAGGGCCTGCGCAAGAGCCCCAACTTCCAGCTGCACCTGCAAAACGAAGTGCGCGCGCTGCGCCAGAACGACGACAAGACCTGGAACGTGACCGTGGCCCACCTGGGCGACGGCGGCAAGGAGCGGACCGTCAAGGCCAAGTTCGTCTTCGTCGGGGCCGGCGGCGCCGCGCTGCAACTGCTGCAGGCCTCGGGCATTCCCGAATCGAAGGACTATGCGGGCTTTCCAGTCGGCGGGCAGTTCCTGTCCATCGAGAACCCCGCCCTGACCGCCCGCCACACGGTGAAGGCCTACGGCAAGGCCGCCACGGGCTCGCCCCCGATGTCGGTGCCCCACCTCGACGCCCGCAACATGGACGGCCAGCCCGTCGTGCTGTTCGGACCGTTCGCGCTGGCTACCAGCAAGTTCCTCAAGCAGGGCTCCTGGTTCGACCTGTTCTCTTCCGTCACCCACGACAACCTGGTGGGCATGCTGCGCGTGGGCATCCACAACCTGGACCTGGTCAAGTACCTGCTGCAGCAGGCCGAGCTGACCGATGACGACCGCCAGCGAGCGCTGCAGGATTACTTCCCCAACGCCAAGCGCGAAGACTGGAAGCTCATCACCGCGGGCCAGCGCGTTCAGGTGATCAAGCGCGACCCCAAGGAAGGCGCGGTGCTGCAGTTCGGCACCGAGATCGTGTCCGACAAGGACGGCACCATCGCCGCGCTGATGGGCGCATCGCCCGGTGCCTCCACCGCCCCGCACATCATGCTGAACCTGATGGCCAAGGCCTTTCCCCAGCAGATGACGGACACCGGCTGGAAGGCGCGCCTGAAGGAGATCATTCCCTCCTACGGCCGCAAGCTCAATGAAGACCCGGCCTTCACCAACGAGATCCGCCGCATGACCAGCACCGCCCTGCACCTGCCCTACCTGGACGTGCCGGCCGACCTGGGCAAAGCGGCGGCCAATCCGGCCGGCGCAGCGCCTGCACAGCCCAAGGCGCCGGAAGCCGCAGGCCCGAAGACGAACAAGGAAATGCAGGCGCTCTGA